From a region of the Eulemur rufifrons isolate Redbay chromosome 7, OSU_ERuf_1, whole genome shotgun sequence genome:
- the DYNLT2B gene encoding dynein light chain Tctex-type protein 2B isoform X1: MATSAGVSLFAGTSVSTGNEVPETEKNLGEPDNTYILRPVFQQRFRPSVVKECIHAVLKEELANAEYSPEEMPQLTKRLSENIKDKLKEMGFDRYKMVVQVVIGEQRGEGVFMAARCFWDADTDNYTHDVFMNFILCCSSIRLFLLLNFFEKLGKDLTMKKSELFYIVKCLNKIKISWQFGN, translated from the exons ATGGCCACGTCTGCCGGCGTCTCCCTTTTTGCGGGCACATCTGTCTCTACTGGCAACGAGGTGCCTGAGACTGAGAAGAACTTAGGAGAGCCCGACAACACTTACATTCTGCGGCCCGTTTTCCAGCAAAG GTTCAGACCGTCTGTTGTTAAAGAGTGTATCCATGCTGTGCTCAAGGAGGAACTGGCAAATGCCGAATATTCTCCAGAAGAAATGCCTCAGCTCACAAAACGTCTATCGGAAAacattaaagataaattaaaag aaatggGATTTGACCGATATAAAATGGTGGTGCAAGTAGTGATTGGAGAACAAAGAGGTGAAGGAGTATT CATGGCTGCTCGATGTTTCTGGGATGCTGACACTGACAACTACACTCACGATGTTTTCATGAAT TTTATTCTGTGTTGTAGCAGCATTCGGCTGTTTCTACTattgaatttttttgaaaagctggGAAAAGATCTGACCATGAAGAAATCTGAacttttttatattgttaaatgtcttaacaaaataaagataagtTGGCAGTTTGGCAACTGA
- the DYNLT2B gene encoding dynein light chain Tctex-type protein 2B isoform X2, translated as MATSAGVSLFAGTSVSTGNEVPETEKNLGEPDNTYILRPVFQQRFRPSVVKECIHAVLKEELANAEYSPEEMPQLTKRLSENIKDKLKEMGFDRYKMVVQVVIGEQRGEGVFMAARCFWDADTDNYTHDVFMNDSLFCVVAAFGCFYY; from the exons ATGGCCACGTCTGCCGGCGTCTCCCTTTTTGCGGGCACATCTGTCTCTACTGGCAACGAGGTGCCTGAGACTGAGAAGAACTTAGGAGAGCCCGACAACACTTACATTCTGCGGCCCGTTTTCCAGCAAAG GTTCAGACCGTCTGTTGTTAAAGAGTGTATCCATGCTGTGCTCAAGGAGGAACTGGCAAATGCCGAATATTCTCCAGAAGAAATGCCTCAGCTCACAAAACGTCTATCGGAAAacattaaagataaattaaaag aaatggGATTTGACCGATATAAAATGGTGGTGCAAGTAGTGATTGGAGAACAAAGAGGTGAAGGAGTATT CATGGCTGCTCGATGTTTCTGGGATGCTGACACTGACAACTACACTCACGATGTTTTCATGAAT gacaGTTTATTCTGTGTTGTAGCAGCATTCGGCTGTTTCTACTattga